One stretch of Akkermansia massiliensis DNA includes these proteins:
- a CDS encoding PEP-CTERM sorting domain-containing protein → MKKTLSIAALLCGLCVCANAASMVTEWTGGAGPTEGNTYELGNAGNWSNGIPSRGNGQGPDVIFNNAGTVNVNGAMVDTSDGGGITVTGNSNVTVGGTRYTGNVTVGSGSTLNLGQVDFKSSDITLDGTLNLTVCGIDPGGNGARLVFGIGGIMNVNQKIWGASSFSVSGLLATTSTDLTVGEFQFVTRTLVTSAGFDGGSISLGDFTAEDGSALTKASGLMEGNAADYQGQYYLYTENGDVKVQYVVAGVVPEPATATLSLLGLAALMLRRRRA, encoded by the coding sequence ATGAAAAAAACCTTATCTATCGCCGCCCTGCTCTGCGGATTGTGCGTTTGCGCCAATGCCGCCAGCATGGTCACGGAATGGACCGGTGGGGCCGGCCCTACGGAAGGCAACACCTATGAACTGGGCAACGCGGGCAACTGGAGCAACGGCATTCCCAGCCGCGGCAACGGCCAGGGCCCGGATGTCATCTTCAACAATGCCGGAACCGTCAACGTCAACGGCGCCATGGTGGACACCTCCGACGGCGGCGGCATCACCGTTACGGGCAACAGCAACGTTACCGTCGGCGGCACCCGCTATACGGGGAATGTAACGGTCGGCTCCGGTTCCACCCTGAACCTCGGGCAAGTGGACTTCAAAAGCAGTGACATCACCCTTGACGGAACCCTCAACCTCACCGTCTGCGGCATTGATCCCGGCGGCAATGGCGCACGGCTTGTCTTCGGTATTGGAGGCATCATGAACGTCAACCAGAAAATCTGGGGCGCGTCCAGCTTCTCCGTCTCCGGACTGCTGGCCACCACATCCACGGACCTGACTGTGGGAGAATTCCAGTTCGTTACCCGCACGCTGGTCACCTCCGCCGGTTTTGACGGCGGGTCCATCTCCCTGGGGGACTTTACCGCTGAAGACGGCAGCGCGCTGACCAAGGCCTCCGGCCTCATGGAAGGAAATGCAGCGGACTATCAGGGCCAATACTACCTCTACACGGAAAACGGAGACGTCAAGGTGCAATACGTAGTAGCGGGCGTCGTGCCGGAACCCGCCACGGCTACCCTCAGCCTGCTGGGGCTGGCAGCTCTGATGCTGCGCCGCAGGCGCGCCTGA
- the dnaB gene encoding replicative DNA helicase, which produces METTETITAASPLELTKAPRKAPALDLRDIPQAPGPEKGVLALMAMDPATYVGQCVTIGMTEDYFYLPAHKLLWRLFQTRYNKNEPIDIVSITQALEDMHQLEAVGGSAGLAEIYTFTTTGAYFEHYLNVLKDKFILRSIIDIATRSTTQAFDNPDDVAELLDSVETHIFQIRERYNSAKDEQSLASILKQAVTNFEKFIASKGQIQGLTTGFEELDKKSNGLKPGDMFIIAARPSMGKTSFLLNIVEHIALNEKKPTLLFSCEMPAVQIVERLLFARSGVRSREIIKRGNLTQLEMKHFKQAVKEVGASQLVIDDTAAISINELRAKARRVMRDQGGLAAIGVDYLQLMRSHSKQAANSREREVAEISAGLKALAKELKVPVIVLAQLNRGPESRTGASLGVPRISDLRESGSIEQDADMIGLLYRSAYYAEDEEKRQQMAGRANLHLAKNRNGPTGDVPLHFEAELMRFSTREADEHDQENE; this is translated from the coding sequence ATGGAAACTACGGAAACCATCACCGCCGCCTCCCCGCTGGAACTGACCAAGGCCCCCCGCAAAGCCCCGGCCCTGGACCTCAGGGACATTCCGCAGGCTCCTGGCCCGGAAAAAGGCGTGCTGGCCCTCATGGCCATGGACCCCGCCACCTACGTGGGCCAGTGCGTGACCATCGGCATGACGGAGGACTACTTCTACCTGCCCGCGCATAAACTGCTCTGGCGCCTCTTCCAGACCCGTTACAATAAAAACGAGCCCATCGACATCGTTTCCATCACCCAGGCCCTGGAAGACATGCACCAATTGGAAGCGGTGGGCGGAAGCGCGGGCCTGGCAGAAATCTACACCTTCACCACCACCGGAGCCTACTTTGAGCACTACCTCAACGTCCTGAAGGACAAATTCATTCTCCGCTCCATCATTGACATCGCCACCCGGTCCACCACCCAGGCCTTTGACAATCCGGACGACGTGGCGGAACTGCTGGACTCCGTGGAAACCCACATCTTCCAGATACGGGAACGCTACAACAGCGCCAAGGACGAACAAAGCCTGGCAAGCATCCTCAAGCAGGCTGTCACCAACTTTGAAAAATTCATTGCCAGCAAGGGACAGATCCAGGGGCTGACCACGGGTTTTGAAGAACTGGACAAAAAAAGCAACGGCCTCAAGCCTGGGGACATGTTCATCATCGCCGCCCGTCCCTCCATGGGTAAAACCTCCTTCCTGCTCAACATCGTCGAGCACATTGCGCTGAATGAAAAAAAGCCCACTCTGCTCTTCTCCTGTGAAATGCCCGCGGTCCAGATCGTGGAACGCCTTCTCTTCGCCCGCTCCGGGGTCCGCAGCCGGGAAATCATCAAGAGGGGCAACCTCACCCAGCTTGAAATGAAGCACTTCAAGCAGGCGGTCAAGGAAGTGGGGGCCTCCCAGCTTGTCATTGACGACACGGCTGCCATCTCCATCAACGAACTCCGGGCCAAGGCGCGCCGCGTCATGCGGGACCAGGGCGGCCTGGCCGCCATCGGCGTGGACTACCTCCAGCTCATGCGCTCCCACTCCAAGCAGGCCGCCAACAGCCGCGAACGAGAAGTGGCGGAAATCTCCGCCGGCCTCAAGGCCCTGGCGAAGGAACTCAAAGTGCCCGTCATCGTCCTGGCCCAGCTCAACCGCGGACCGGAAAGCCGTACGGGCGCCAGCCTGGGCGTGCCCCGCATCTCCGACCTGCGTGAATCCGGCTCCATCGAACAGGATGCCGACATGATCGGGCTACTCTACCGCTCCGCCTACTATGCGGAAGATGAGGAAAAACGCCAGCAGATGGCCGGACGGGCCAACCTGCACCTGGCTAAAAACCGCAACGGCCCCACCGGGGACGTGCCGCTCCACTTTGAAGCGGAACTCATGCGCTTCTCCACCCGTGAAGCGGATGAACACGACCAGGAAAACGAATAA
- the rlmN gene encoding 23S rRNA (adenine(2503)-C(2))-methyltransferase RlmN gives MPSLPLITAQTEEKLLAFLTERGHTKFRAQQVLDWVWRKRVTSFDAMTNLPPALRNLLSENFRFHTPEIVEVHGSADTTRKFLTRMEDGSLVESVIIPAAAAENGEQADRITLCVSSQVGCAFGCKFCASGLLGLKRNLTTGEIIGQILSAETIAGKRVNNLVFMGMGEPLSNFDNLEDALEIITSHRGLEIGARHITISTSGFVPGLKKLAAYPRQIRLAVSLHGATDEVRDQIMPVNKKWPLSQLIPALEEWGKDRNQMPTLEYILIRDVNDSLNDASHLVRIAKRLHAKVNLIPYNTVEGLPWERPAESRCRAFRDAVHKARIPVTMRYEKGHDINAACGQLRLRKERENNGGTSL, from the coding sequence ATGCCCTCTCTTCCCCTCATTACTGCCCAGACGGAGGAAAAGCTGCTCGCCTTCCTGACGGAACGCGGCCACACCAAATTCCGTGCCCAGCAGGTCCTGGACTGGGTATGGCGCAAACGCGTCACCTCCTTTGACGCGATGACCAACCTTCCCCCGGCGCTCAGAAACCTGCTGTCGGAAAACTTCCGTTTCCACACACCGGAAATCGTGGAAGTCCACGGCTCTGCGGACACCACACGGAAATTCCTGACCAGAATGGAAGACGGCAGTCTGGTGGAATCCGTCATCATTCCCGCCGCCGCTGCGGAAAACGGGGAACAGGCGGACCGCATCACCCTCTGCGTTTCCTCCCAGGTGGGCTGCGCCTTCGGCTGCAAATTCTGCGCCTCCGGCCTGCTGGGCCTCAAACGCAACCTCACGACCGGGGAAATCATCGGGCAAATCCTCTCTGCGGAAACCATCGCCGGAAAACGGGTCAACAACCTCGTCTTCATGGGCATGGGGGAACCGCTCTCCAACTTCGACAACCTGGAGGACGCCCTGGAAATCATCACCTCCCACCGCGGGCTGGAAATAGGCGCGCGCCACATCACCATCTCCACGTCAGGCTTTGTTCCCGGCCTGAAAAAACTGGCCGCCTATCCCAGGCAAATCCGTCTGGCCGTCTCCCTGCACGGAGCCACGGACGAGGTGCGCGACCAGATCATGCCAGTCAACAAAAAATGGCCCCTCTCCCAGCTCATTCCCGCGTTGGAGGAATGGGGGAAGGACAGGAACCAGATGCCCACGCTGGAATACATCCTCATCCGGGACGTGAACGACTCCCTGAACGACGCATCCCATCTCGTCCGGATCGCCAAGCGCCTGCATGCCAAGGTCAACCTCATTCCATACAACACTGTGGAGGGGCTCCCATGGGAACGCCCTGCGGAGAGCCGCTGCCGCGCCTTCCGGGACGCCGTCCACAAGGCGCGCATCCCCGTTACCATGCGGTATGAAAAAGGCCATGACATCAACGCCGCCTGCGGCCAGTTGAGACTGAGGAAGGAACGGGAAAACAACGGTGGAACGTCCCTCTGA
- the ftsY gene encoding signal recognition particle-docking protein FtsY, which yields MAGFFKKLFTKFSRGSRIDWDELEADLVTADIGIRRAMNIADQLRESKGLDAENLVEATREVLRQAFPATAPSLPAPPEGKPLVILVVGVNGTGKTTSAAKLGHLLQKQGSRVLLAAADTFRAAAVEQLQSWADKLGIPIYKGAPNQDPASVCYEAHTQAIREGFQYLICDTAGRLHTRHNLMEELSKIRRTLAKQDAAAPHRTLLVVDATTGANALAQAREFHKATPLDSVIITKMDGSGKGGVAVAIMDEMHISPAFLGTGEGAEDFEPFNRDRYVDSLL from the coding sequence ATGGCTGGATTCTTTAAAAAACTCTTCACCAAATTCTCCCGCGGTTCCCGGATAGACTGGGATGAACTGGAAGCGGACCTGGTTACTGCGGACATCGGCATCCGGCGCGCCATGAACATTGCGGACCAACTGAGGGAAAGCAAGGGACTGGATGCGGAAAACCTGGTGGAAGCCACCCGTGAAGTCCTCCGCCAGGCCTTTCCTGCTACCGCTCCGTCCCTGCCCGCTCCTCCGGAGGGAAAGCCGCTGGTCATTCTGGTCGTAGGCGTCAACGGCACGGGAAAAACCACCTCCGCCGCCAAACTGGGCCACCTGCTGCAAAAACAGGGCTCCCGCGTTCTCCTGGCCGCGGCGGACACCTTCCGTGCCGCCGCCGTGGAACAGCTCCAGAGCTGGGCGGACAAGCTGGGAATTCCCATCTACAAGGGAGCGCCCAACCAGGACCCGGCCTCCGTTTGCTATGAGGCTCACACTCAGGCCATCCGGGAAGGCTTCCAATACCTTATCTGCGATACCGCGGGGCGCCTGCACACGCGCCACAACCTTATGGAGGAACTCTCCAAAATCCGCCGCACCCTCGCCAAGCAAGATGCAGCGGCCCCCCACCGCACCCTGCTGGTGGTGGACGCCACCACGGGCGCGAACGCCCTGGCCCAGGCCAGGGAATTCCACAAGGCCACTCCCCTGGACTCCGTCATTATCACCAAGATGGATGGCTCCGGAAAAGGCGGCGTGGCCGTAGCCATCATGGATGAAATGCACATCTCCCCTGCCTTTCTGGGAACCGGGGAAGGAGCTGAAGACTTTGAACCCTTCAACCGGGACCGCTACGTGGATTCCCTGCTGTAA
- the nusB gene encoding transcription antitermination factor NusB has product MLSRNQIRQAALQYLYATSQTPEEEQEQDEGIWDILMEPFRGDYCKLRAKAVSGHLTRDYPDKLRLFVTRARETADKLQHDPLTLPVRDLLQDLLVKEGEFNASLLQLKKNLYEDPSNDKGALSAACDAAQELNTTLMQMRRRLLDALKDFPAYNGIWAPLVSSCNKLQEINDRINCLIHPDGRPSLAEMKKVVEAGKDADELYREAKALGEDILRRRDELDAAINGTLENYSPERVSAIDRAILRLGAYELLHRKDLAAPIVISEAIRLAERFSSAESPRFVNGVLAGISKTERPA; this is encoded by the coding sequence ATGCTCTCACGCAACCAAATCAGACAAGCAGCCCTCCAATACCTCTACGCCACCTCCCAGACTCCGGAAGAGGAGCAGGAACAGGACGAAGGCATCTGGGACATCCTGATGGAACCCTTCCGCGGGGACTACTGCAAGCTCAGGGCCAAGGCCGTCTCCGGCCACCTGACCCGGGACTATCCGGACAAGCTGCGCCTCTTCGTCACCCGTGCGCGGGAAACGGCGGACAAGCTTCAGCACGACCCCCTCACCCTGCCCGTCCGCGACCTGCTCCAGGACCTGCTGGTCAAGGAAGGGGAATTCAACGCCTCCCTGCTCCAACTGAAAAAAAACCTGTACGAAGACCCCTCCAATGACAAAGGCGCGCTTTCCGCCGCCTGTGACGCCGCGCAGGAACTCAACACCACCCTGATGCAGATGCGCCGCCGCCTGCTGGATGCCCTCAAGGACTTCCCTGCCTACAACGGCATCTGGGCTCCCCTTGTTTCCTCCTGCAACAAGCTCCAGGAAATCAACGACCGCATCAACTGCCTCATCCACCCGGACGGCCGCCCCTCCCTGGCGGAAATGAAAAAAGTGGTGGAAGCCGGAAAGGATGCGGATGAACTCTACCGTGAAGCCAAAGCCCTGGGAGAAGACATTCTGCGCCGCCGGGACGAACTGGACGCCGCCATCAACGGCACCCTGGAAAACTACTCTCCGGAACGCGTCAGCGCCATTGACCGCGCCATCCTGCGCCTGGGCGCCTACGAACTCCTTCACCGCAAAGACCTGGCCGCCCCCATCGTCATCTCGGAAGCCATCCGCCTGGCGGAACGCTTCTCCTCCGCGGAATCCCCCCGCTTCGTCAACGGCGTGCTGGCCGGCATCTCAAAAACGGAACGCCCGGCGTAA
- the ribH gene encoding 6,7-dimethyl-8-ribityllumazine synthase: MSTELPRRQRATGTRAKISIVASEYNEQYTQALVDNCSEELEAVLPAVRLEIIRVPGAFEIPVTIKSVLSRSPEKRPDAVVALGVILRGSTDHADLIGSTITQALMRLALEFTTPVIHEVLLLNDEKQAFARCIASQLNRGREAARTAARMAELFLNSLSRQ, from the coding sequence ATGTCCACGGAACTTCCACGCCGCCAGCGCGCCACGGGCACGCGCGCCAAAATCAGCATCGTCGCCTCGGAATACAATGAGCAATACACCCAGGCCCTGGTAGACAACTGCTCGGAAGAACTGGAAGCCGTGCTCCCCGCAGTCCGGCTGGAAATCATCCGCGTACCGGGAGCCTTTGAAATCCCGGTCACCATCAAATCCGTTCTCTCCCGCTCTCCGGAAAAACGCCCGGACGCCGTGGTGGCCCTGGGAGTCATCCTGCGCGGCAGCACGGACCACGCGGACCTCATCGGGTCCACCATCACGCAGGCCCTGATGCGGCTCGCGCTGGAATTCACCACGCCCGTCATTCATGAAGTCCTTCTCCTGAACGATGAAAAGCAGGCCTTTGCCCGCTGCATCGCCTCCCAGCTCAACCGCGGCCGGGAAGCGGCCCGCACCGCAGCCCGCATGGCGGAACTCTTCCTCAACTCCCTCTCCCGGCAATAA
- a CDS encoding bifunctional 3,4-dihydroxy-2-butanone-4-phosphate synthase/GTP cyclohydrolase II, which yields MDNQLQFCTVDEAVEEIRQGRMIIVTDDPGRENEADLIIAAEFATTEAINFMVTHARGLVCAPLSPERADALQLPLMTSVNRENMSTAFTVSVDAAHDITTGISAAERALTIRTLADPKATVNDFVQPGHTFPLRAVPGGVLRRAGHTEATIDLVRMAALQPAGVCCEIMKEDGTMARTGDLGGFQKKHGLKACTVAQLIEYRRAKEKQIRLVETVKMPTDYGDFICHLYESHLDGALHLALVHGEISPDKPTLVRVHSECLTGDVFGSRRCDCGSQLHTAMRRIAQEGGVLLYLRQEGRGIGLAAKLKAYKLQEQGLDTVEANLKLGYPDDLRDYGIGAQILHDLGADQLRLLTNNPRKIVGLEGFGIKITEQVPLVIPPNEQNSKYLATKKCKLGHIL from the coding sequence ATGGACAACCAACTTCAATTCTGCACCGTTGACGAAGCCGTGGAAGAAATACGGCAGGGACGGATGATCATCGTTACGGACGACCCCGGTCGTGAAAACGAGGCTGACCTCATCATTGCCGCCGAATTCGCTACGACGGAAGCCATCAACTTCATGGTCACCCACGCCAGGGGCCTCGTCTGCGCCCCGCTTTCCCCGGAACGGGCGGACGCCCTCCAGCTCCCGCTCATGACCTCCGTCAACCGGGAAAACATGTCCACCGCCTTCACCGTCTCTGTGGATGCGGCCCATGACATCACCACGGGCATCAGCGCCGCGGAACGCGCCCTGACCATCCGCACGCTGGCGGACCCCAAGGCCACCGTCAATGACTTTGTGCAGCCAGGCCATACCTTCCCTCTCCGAGCCGTTCCCGGCGGGGTGCTGCGCCGCGCCGGCCATACGGAAGCCACCATCGACCTCGTGCGCATGGCGGCCCTCCAGCCTGCCGGCGTCTGCTGTGAAATCATGAAGGAAGACGGCACCATGGCCCGCACCGGCGACCTGGGCGGCTTCCAGAAAAAACATGGCCTGAAAGCCTGCACCGTGGCCCAGCTTATCGAATACCGCCGGGCCAAGGAAAAGCAGATACGCCTGGTGGAAACCGTCAAGATGCCCACGGACTACGGCGACTTCATTTGCCACCTCTATGAATCCCATCTGGACGGAGCCCTTCACCTGGCCCTGGTGCACGGGGAAATCTCCCCGGACAAGCCCACGCTGGTGCGCGTGCACAGCGAATGCCTTACGGGGGACGTCTTCGGCTCCCGCCGGTGCGACTGCGGCAGCCAGCTCCACACCGCCATGCGCCGCATTGCGCAGGAAGGCGGCGTGCTCCTCTACCTGCGCCAGGAAGGCCGCGGCATCGGCCTGGCGGCAAAACTCAAGGCCTACAAGCTCCAGGAACAGGGGCTGGACACTGTGGAAGCCAACCTCAAGCTCGGCTACCCGGACGACCTTCGCGACTACGGCATCGGCGCCCAGATTCTGCATGACCTGGGAGCGGACCAATTGCGCCTGCTCACCAACAACCCCCGGAAAATCGTGGGGCTGGAAGGCTTCGGCATTAAAATCACGGAACAGGTTCCCCTCGTCATCCCCCCCAACGAACAAAACAGCAAATACCTGGCTACCAAAAAATGCAAGCTGGGCCACATCCTGTAA
- a CDS encoding glutamine--tRNA ligase/YqeY domain fusion protein, giving the protein MSLQPAERRDFIRDMISDDLASGKHQAPVTRFPPEPNGYLHIGHAKSICLNFGIAQEFPGARCHLRFDDTNPSKEDQEYVDSIQEDIRWLGFDWGDNLFFASNMFDFFYECAVALINKGLAYVDEQTVEEIRAQRGNVNVPGQESPYRNRSVEENLARFQAMKNGEIPEGKAILRAKIDMASSNMNMRDPVLYRIMFAEHHNTGGTWCIYPMYDFAHPLEDAYEHITHSLCTLEFENHRPLYDWVIENCPVPARPRQTEFARLNLTYTVMSKRKLLQLVQEGHVSGWDDPRMPTVSGMRRRGYTPAAIRNFCQTIGITKFNGFTDVALLEYSVREDLNANAPRRMAVLNPLKVTITTLPEGSEEMAEVLNNPEKPEEGTRRLPITREVWIERDDFMLDPPKKYFRLAPGRTVRLRGGYCITCTDYRQDADGNITEIFCEHIPGTIGSNPPEGIQCRAAIHWVSTRDAVDGEIRIYDRLFTEENPDAAEEGFLSVMNPSSLTVITNAKLEPSLAEAEPEFRCQFERLGYFVADRRDHVPGKRAVFNRTVALKDSWAKKQK; this is encoded by the coding sequence ATGTCATTGCAGCCTGCCGAACGCCGAGATTTCATCCGCGATATGATTTCTGATGACCTTGCCTCCGGCAAGCATCAGGCACCGGTAACCCGCTTTCCTCCGGAACCCAATGGTTACCTCCATATCGGACATGCCAAATCCATCTGCCTCAATTTCGGTATCGCCCAGGAATTTCCGGGCGCGCGCTGCCACCTGCGCTTTGACGACACCAACCCCAGCAAGGAAGACCAGGAATATGTGGACAGCATCCAGGAAGACATCCGCTGGCTGGGCTTCGACTGGGGGGACAATCTCTTTTTTGCCAGCAACATGTTCGATTTCTTTTACGAATGCGCCGTCGCCCTCATCAACAAGGGACTGGCCTACGTGGACGAACAGACGGTGGAGGAAATACGCGCCCAGCGCGGCAACGTGAACGTGCCCGGCCAGGAATCCCCCTACCGGAACCGTTCCGTGGAAGAAAACCTGGCACGCTTTCAGGCCATGAAAAACGGGGAAATCCCGGAAGGAAAAGCCATTCTGCGCGCCAAAATAGACATGGCCTCCAGCAACATGAACATGCGGGACCCCGTGCTGTACCGCATCATGTTCGCGGAACACCACAACACGGGCGGCACATGGTGCATCTATCCCATGTACGACTTCGCCCACCCGCTGGAGGATGCCTACGAGCACATCACCCACTCCCTCTGCACGCTGGAATTTGAAAACCACCGTCCCCTGTACGACTGGGTGATTGAAAACTGCCCCGTGCCGGCACGCCCGCGCCAGACGGAATTCGCCCGCCTCAACCTCACCTACACCGTCATGAGCAAGCGCAAGCTGCTCCAGCTGGTGCAGGAAGGGCACGTCAGCGGCTGGGACGATCCCCGGATGCCCACCGTCTCCGGCATGCGCCGCCGCGGCTACACGCCCGCCGCCATCCGCAACTTCTGCCAGACCATAGGCATCACCAAATTCAACGGCTTCACGGACGTGGCCCTGCTGGAATACAGCGTAAGGGAAGACCTGAACGCCAACGCTCCGCGCCGCATGGCCGTGCTCAATCCCCTCAAGGTAACCATCACTACTCTGCCGGAAGGCTCGGAGGAAATGGCGGAAGTGCTGAACAATCCGGAAAAACCGGAGGAAGGAACCCGCCGTCTTCCCATCACCCGGGAAGTCTGGATTGAACGGGACGACTTCATGCTGGACCCGCCCAAGAAATACTTCCGACTGGCTCCCGGCCGCACAGTGCGCCTCCGCGGCGGCTACTGCATCACCTGTACGGACTACCGGCAGGATGCGGACGGAAACATCACGGAAATCTTCTGCGAGCATATCCCCGGCACCATCGGCTCCAACCCTCCGGAAGGAATCCAGTGCCGGGCGGCCATCCACTGGGTAAGCACCAGGGACGCCGTGGACGGTGAAATCCGCATCTACGACCGCCTCTTCACGGAAGAAAACCCGGATGCCGCGGAAGAAGGTTTCCTCTCCGTCATGAATCCCAGCTCCCTGACCGTCATCACGAACGCCAAGCTGGAACCATCCCTGGCTGAAGCGGAACCTGAATTCCGCTGCCAGTTTGAACGCCTCGGCTACTTTGTGGCGGACCGCAGGGACCATGTACCGGGCAAACGCGCCGTCTTCAACCGCACCGTGGCCCTTAAGGACTCCTGGGCCAAAAAGCAAAAATAA
- a CDS encoding HEAT repeat domain-containing protein, with product MVNCSKCGHEFLCDREKLIPKKPFARAKKAVTVHTPKDRREAIQSALMETGLIQLMCLCASLVIAAGCVWLFYNASSEMDGTFFLSMLQQPQQKAFALFFACLAGGLMACAGRRHKIVFILLGFLVAGGIASLPFVYPVKMNPSLLGGKEAVAQAEEEEGVSGFTSMSLEQLAEQNASVQNYGEGDLKPLFAAIDRKEAQGVLGVWVVGVNAANRDMVKAYLKRMAQSEDEPIFYDRKGTGGGLFVITPTPITFKEFVDVVAKMGNVTLQDKEHFFVEVVLNRDKFEARPASAALQDERHQYFVLANLKELSCLDIRRVIAAAKRLASVKPDKMRHEVSAKLVELLREPWGRDAEYVTALASALVVWAEPDNTEAQRVVYYVATELKKADCEIPASLVRFLLHGPEKKSFALLLDEWKKDPQKWEDECKAVGPTGEADIIRLMNESDDFVLKRSAARILGEIGSEASLSALKAFTHDADNELRLCAELSVNLIEKRLGIDSSAKNPQ from the coding sequence ATGGTGAATTGCAGCAAATGCGGCCATGAGTTTCTTTGCGACAGGGAAAAGCTGATCCCCAAGAAGCCTTTTGCCAGGGCGAAGAAGGCCGTTACCGTGCATACCCCCAAAGACCGCCGGGAGGCCATTCAGAGCGCCTTGATGGAAACGGGGCTGATTCAACTGATGTGCCTTTGCGCCTCCCTGGTCATCGCCGCCGGCTGCGTCTGGCTTTTTTACAATGCCTCTTCCGAGATGGACGGGACCTTTTTCCTTTCCATGCTGCAGCAGCCTCAGCAAAAGGCGTTCGCCCTGTTTTTCGCCTGTCTTGCGGGGGGCTTGATGGCCTGCGCCGGACGCAGGCACAAGATTGTTTTCATTTTGCTGGGCTTTCTGGTGGCGGGGGGCATTGCCTCCCTGCCTTTCGTGTATCCGGTCAAAATGAATCCCTCCCTGCTCGGCGGGAAGGAAGCGGTCGCCCAGGCTGAGGAGGAGGAAGGCGTCTCCGGCTTTACCAGCATGAGCCTGGAACAACTGGCCGAACAGAACGCTTCCGTTCAGAATTACGGGGAAGGGGATTTGAAGCCCCTGTTTGCCGCCATTGACCGGAAAGAGGCCCAGGGTGTTCTGGGCGTGTGGGTGGTCGGGGTGAATGCGGCCAACCGGGACATGGTGAAGGCGTATTTGAAGAGGATGGCCCAGTCTGAAGACGAGCCGATTTTTTATGACCGCAAAGGCACGGGCGGCGGCTTGTTCGTTATTACTCCTACTCCCATCACGTTTAAGGAGTTTGTGGACGTGGTAGCCAAGATGGGGAACGTGACTTTGCAGGACAAGGAGCATTTCTTTGTGGAAGTGGTTCTGAACCGGGACAAGTTTGAAGCGCGCCCGGCTTCCGCCGCGTTGCAGGATGAACGCCACCAGTATTTCGTACTGGCCAATTTGAAGGAATTGTCCTGTCTGGACATCCGGCGCGTGATTGCCGCGGCAAAGCGTCTGGCTTCCGTGAAGCCGGACAAGATGCGCCATGAAGTTTCCGCCAAGCTGGTGGAGCTTCTCCGGGAGCCGTGGGGGCGTGATGCGGAGTATGTGACCGCTTTGGCTTCCGCCCTCGTCGTGTGGGCGGAGCCGGATAACACGGAGGCGCAGCGCGTGGTTTACTATGTGGCTACGGAGTTGAAGAAGGCGGACTGCGAGATTCCTGCCTCTCTGGTCAGGTTTTTGCTGCACGGTCCGGAGAAGAAGAGCTTTGCGCTGCTTCTGGATGAATGGAAAAAGGATCCCCAGAAGTGGGAGGACGAGTGCAAGGCCGTCGGTCCCACCGGGGAAGCCGACATTATCCGGCTGATGAACGAGTCGGACGATTTTGTGCTGAAACGTTCCGCCGCCCGTATTCTTGGGGAAATCGGTTCGGAGGCTTCCCTGTCCGCGCTAAAGGCTTTCACCCATGACGCCGACAACGAATTGCGCCTGTGCGCGGAGCTGTCCGTAAACCTGATTGAAAAGCGGCTGGGGATAGATTCTTCCGCGAAGAACCCCCAGTAG